A genomic segment from Polyangium mundeleinium encodes:
- a CDS encoding glycosyl hydrolase family 28-related protein, which yields MTTTVVRLASTVHIPVPGAPPYQLDGKNLVPGDRALLRIQSSSSENGVYVYDASTLTLIRDPDFDTAAELLGLRVFVSEGDTLDNTRWQCTSDAPTPGSGVIRFEQIPNHTDKFRIDQLHGNLLRSPVTLTLSALSTTIDVLGGKIRQIPAQSLSGDRNLTLSAFGAFPSDTITLLRSDMSQYRIRILDAAGQLLFDLGGPGVVVARFDGLAWQIVGSTRENGVLTLNVRDFGARGDGVTRDDEAIQAALNVFSPVQETDVTAGVIFFPRGVYPIEQTLVYRGAAGCAIHLRGEIGYTLGMVGTVLRWTGSAGGKIIHLMGANGSVLEDLEFDGMGIAKYCVHLDYAAEVKNGAGEVIYGGVGSSGWRISRCSIAHAGGADSVCLALGPESGPQTQTSEVLVESCFLQGASDSSTLACIKTLSPGNTKNITIRDTSISGYCHYGVDWDQASGMLLVSGVNTAGTTIADYRIGGGEATIIEQATENVNIGAKFITSDGAVTGAVKVIGGTWVGTATSNSVAIKYSGTLTLIGVNLKLHQPLPAPGDPPPPPLKLRPIIQLGDPLINGNGPSGLFSTGSLYWNCDDYIDVIDGSTNPIVANDHGNNRQIRVVSINDYTYDTTTSKARKLKDYHGNYHTLGPGILYGHTYAPDPTYKGPGFSREVLHEPRSGWTKQVYTYEAFLASTPPLGADQRRLIVGKAAPRAKLVAAYLHVTTPFTGTSGGQPLQTEMRFGNSIAADAYIAAFNASSAPVTRGLDDAELGTQLKRSAAVQGGHVPNWSGYSILYLHMVETQGFSLANLTAGSVEVIMKWEVIP from the coding sequence ATGACAACGACTGTGGTTCGCTTGGCTTCGACGGTTCACATTCCGGTGCCCGGTGCGCCGCCCTACCAGCTCGACGGCAAGAACCTGGTCCCGGGCGACCGCGCCCTGCTCCGCATCCAAAGCTCGTCGTCCGAGAATGGCGTCTATGTGTATGATGCGTCCACCCTCACCCTCATCCGCGACCCCGATTTCGACACGGCCGCAGAGCTGCTCGGGTTGCGGGTGTTCGTGTCGGAGGGCGATACGCTCGATAACACGCGCTGGCAATGCACGTCCGACGCGCCGACCCCGGGGAGCGGCGTGATCAGGTTCGAGCAAATCCCCAACCACACCGACAAATTCCGCATCGACCAGCTGCACGGCAACCTGCTGAGAAGCCCGGTGACGCTCACGCTCTCGGCGCTCAGCACGACGATCGACGTACTGGGAGGGAAGATCCGGCAGATACCGGCGCAAAGCCTCTCCGGCGATCGCAACCTCACGCTCTCCGCCTTCGGCGCGTTCCCCAGCGACACGATCACCCTCCTGCGCTCGGACATGTCCCAGTACCGCATCCGCATCCTGGACGCCGCCGGGCAGTTGCTCTTCGATCTCGGCGGCCCTGGAGTCGTCGTGGCGCGATTCGACGGCCTCGCGTGGCAGATCGTCGGCAGCACGCGGGAGAATGGCGTGCTCACGTTGAACGTGAGGGATTTCGGCGCCAGGGGTGATGGCGTGACGCGGGACGATGAAGCGATTCAGGCTGCGCTGAACGTGTTCTCGCCCGTTCAAGAGACCGATGTCACGGCAGGCGTGATCTTCTTCCCGAGAGGCGTCTACCCGATCGAGCAGACGCTCGTGTATCGAGGCGCTGCAGGCTGCGCCATCCACCTTCGCGGCGAGATTGGCTACACGCTCGGGATGGTCGGCACCGTCCTTCGATGGACAGGGTCGGCCGGCGGGAAGATCATTCACTTGATGGGCGCGAACGGAAGCGTCCTCGAAGACCTCGAATTCGACGGCATGGGCATCGCGAAATACTGCGTTCACCTGGACTATGCTGCCGAGGTGAAGAACGGCGCCGGTGAGGTCATCTACGGGGGCGTGGGCTCGTCCGGGTGGCGTATCTCCCGCTGCTCCATAGCCCACGCGGGCGGCGCCGATTCCGTATGCCTCGCGCTCGGGCCGGAGAGCGGACCGCAGACGCAGACCTCCGAGGTCCTGGTCGAGAGCTGCTTTCTCCAGGGGGCCAGCGACTCGAGCACGCTTGCTTGCATCAAGACGCTCAGCCCTGGCAACACCAAGAACATCACGATCCGCGACACCTCGATCAGTGGCTATTGCCACTATGGCGTCGACTGGGATCAAGCGAGCGGGATGCTCCTCGTCTCGGGCGTCAACACCGCAGGCACCACGATCGCCGATTACAGGATCGGCGGCGGTGAAGCCACGATCATCGAGCAGGCGACCGAGAACGTGAACATCGGCGCGAAGTTCATCACGTCGGATGGCGCCGTCACGGGCGCCGTGAAGGTCATCGGCGGAACCTGGGTCGGCACGGCCACGTCGAATAGCGTCGCCATCAAATACAGCGGAACACTCACGCTCATCGGCGTCAACCTCAAGCTCCACCAGCCGCTGCCTGCGCCGGGGGACCCTCCTCCCCCTCCGCTCAAGCTGCGTCCGATCATCCAGCTCGGCGACCCGCTCATCAATGGCAACGGGCCCTCTGGCCTGTTCTCCACGGGGTCCTTGTACTGGAATTGCGACGATTACATCGACGTCATCGACGGAAGCACGAACCCCATCGTGGCGAACGACCACGGCAACAACAGGCAGATCCGCGTCGTCTCGATCAACGACTACACCTACGACACGACCACGTCCAAGGCCAGGAAGCTGAAGGACTACCACGGCAACTACCACACGCTCGGGCCCGGCATCCTCTACGGGCACACCTACGCACCCGACCCGACGTACAAAGGCCCCGGCTTCTCGCGCGAGGTCCTGCACGAGCCGCGCTCCGGCTGGACGAAGCAAGTGTATACGTACGAGGCGTTCCTTGCGTCGACGCCCCCGCTGGGAGCGGATCAGCGCCGGCTCATCGTCGGCAAGGCGGCCCCGCGCGCCAAGCTCGTGGCTGCCTACCTCCATGTAACGACCCCATTCACCGGGACGAGCGGCGGGCAGCCGCTGCAAACCGAGATGCGCTTTGGCAACAGCATCGCTGCCGACGCGTACATCGCCGCGTTCAACGCGTCGAGCGCGCCCGTCACGAGGGGGCTCGACGATGCGGAGCTCGGTACACAGCTCAAGCGCTCTGCCGCCGTGCAGGGCGGCCACGTGCCAAACTGGTCGGGCTATTCCATTCTCTACCTCCACATGGTCGAGACCCAGGGCTTTAGCCTCGCCAACCTGACGGCCGGCTCCGTCGAGGTGATCATGAAATGGGAGGTCATCCCCTGA
- a CDS encoding DNA alkylation repair protein translates to MTLKDALAQLESLGHEKVRAQNKKHGAGDHQFGVRLGDIRKLAAKFKTNQPLAIALWDTGNIDARLLAILLLKPQNLSRDEMDRMVRSVDFVQVADWLNANVVKNHPDKESLRQSWMQDDDPWAARAGWSLTSERIAKRPDGLDLPALLDRIEAEMGNAASEVQWTMNFCLAGIGIHFPKLRKRALAIGERLGIYRDYPVSKGCTSPFAPLWINEMVRRQS, encoded by the coding sequence ATGACTCTCAAGGATGCCCTCGCGCAGCTGGAATCTCTCGGTCACGAGAAGGTCCGTGCGCAAAACAAAAAACATGGCGCGGGGGACCATCAGTTCGGCGTCCGTCTTGGTGACATCCGGAAGCTTGCCGCGAAGTTCAAGACCAACCAGCCGTTGGCCATCGCGCTCTGGGACACCGGGAACATCGATGCCCGGCTCCTGGCAATCCTTCTGCTCAAGCCCCAAAACCTGTCTCGCGACGAAATGGATCGGATGGTGCGGTCGGTCGACTTTGTGCAAGTCGCGGACTGGCTGAATGCCAATGTCGTCAAGAACCATCCCGACAAGGAGTCTCTTCGCCAATCATGGATGCAAGACGATGACCCCTGGGCCGCCCGCGCCGGCTGGAGCCTGACGTCAGAGCGCATCGCCAAACGTCCGGACGGACTCGATCTGCCAGCGCTTCTGGACCGTATCGAGGCTGAGATGGGGAATGCTGCTTCGGAAGTGCAATGGACGATGAACTTCTGTCTTGCAGGAATCGGCATTCACTTCCCCAAGCTTCGGAAGCGCGCCCTTGCTATCGGCGAAAGATTGGGCATCTATCGCGACTATCCGGTGTCCAAGGGGTGTACCTCGCCGTTCGCCCCCCTCTGGATCAACGAAATGGTGCGTCGGCAAAGTTGA
- a CDS encoding cupin-like domain-containing protein, with protein sequence MGGSSRFRTRSVRSPQATAGARAATRLSADALDWIVLNLARGVAPREIVATLSGAGLPVAAVRSALDELEHSQITPAYVRAVDERARAREIGRLPQLVGRDECALVEVSWCPPADVFHRQHWLGNAPLVVRGYVEQWPRPPRVRFEDLRRRFADVEIEVARGRTKHTRPDLEFTELRAKMPFGDYLDLVTSAIGNDVYLVARNRAFEDTAIGQLLDEIELPPDLFPPPRRGAMSFWLGPEGTHTHLHHDGTNNFFCQILGKKRVLLVPPSATMVADAATGFYASHTSEDVRRTHPELVHEVELAPGDALFIPVGWWHEVWSLSPSLSLAVVGFRWPSSYDYRPGRPLRQRESLV encoded by the coding sequence ATGGGCGGCAGCTCTCGGTTCAGGACGCGCAGCGTCCGTTCTCCACAGGCGACCGCGGGGGCCCGAGCAGCGACCCGGCTCTCGGCCGACGCGCTCGATTGGATCGTGCTGAACCTCGCGCGCGGCGTGGCGCCCCGCGAGATTGTCGCGACGCTCTCCGGCGCAGGCCTTCCCGTGGCAGCGGTCAGGAGCGCGCTCGACGAGCTCGAGCATTCGCAGATCACGCCGGCCTATGTCCGCGCGGTCGACGAGCGCGCCCGAGCCCGCGAGATAGGTCGGCTCCCGCAGCTCGTCGGGCGAGATGAATGCGCGCTCGTGGAGGTCTCGTGGTGCCCGCCCGCCGACGTGTTCCATCGCCAGCACTGGCTCGGCAATGCCCCGCTCGTCGTGCGAGGGTACGTGGAGCAATGGCCGCGACCACCGCGCGTTCGTTTCGAGGACCTCCGACGACGATTTGCCGACGTCGAGATCGAGGTCGCCCGCGGTCGAACCAAGCACACGCGCCCCGACCTCGAATTCACGGAGCTGCGGGCGAAGATGCCGTTCGGGGACTACCTCGATCTCGTCACGAGCGCGATCGGCAACGACGTCTATCTCGTCGCGCGCAACCGCGCCTTCGAGGACACCGCGATCGGGCAATTGCTCGACGAGATCGAGCTGCCCCCCGATCTCTTCCCGCCGCCGCGCCGCGGGGCCATGTCCTTTTGGCTTGGGCCCGAGGGCACGCACACGCATCTGCACCACGACGGGACCAACAACTTCTTTTGCCAGATCCTCGGCAAGAAGCGGGTGCTCCTGGTGCCGCCCAGCGCGACGATGGTGGCGGACGCGGCCACGGGTTTTTACGCCTCGCATACGAGCGAAGACGTTCGTCGAACCCACCCCGAGCTCGTCCATGAAGTGGAGCTCGCGCCGGGAGATGCATTGTTCATTCCGGTCGGCTGGTGGCACGAGGTATGGAGCCTGTCCCCGAGCCTCTCGCTCGCCGTCGTGGGCTTTCGATGGCCGAGCAGTTATGACTACCGGCCAGGGCGTCCGCTCCGCCAGCGCGAGTCGCTCGTTTGA
- a CDS encoding GMC family oxidoreductase yields the protein MKRPSRAPWCTDLPAFAERAGLSRRDLLKLIGASSLYAIGARSLAGCSVDETISPLPEVYDYVVVGAGSAGCPLVARLLSEPGVTVLLVEAGGSNDREDIRNFTQSWKLTQPDSGVDWGYKSEPQPELLDRAQSYSAGKVLGGSSSINGMVWVRGHKDDFDGWAAQGCTGWGYESVLPSFMTLETYLAGDPAYHGTMGPMGPTAEFTSNNELSKGVLDAVMKLGYPLNQDYNGASPYGVGFTQLNVDVETGARQDAFTKFVKPLLSNLNLTIKTLARVKRITFDANRKVDKVLIDVNGAEIAVRARREVVLCTGTVNTPQLLMLSGIGSAAELAMLGIEHVADVPGVGQNLHDHLISVVVKKLRMPNAPSHITTMDVSIFTNGAPGAVNGPPRFEVQSYYMRYGWSDYPSEALALGCINLHPTSRGHVKLRSADPREAPIIEPNFLGTAEDWATQLEGYKMIRQIINTPELLAWVEDAEHTPGPTVVTDDQLREALRKYSEADFHPVGTCKMGVDPSAVVDPELRVRGVTGLRVAGAAIMPTIVSGNTNAASMMIGDRCARLMLGKG from the coding sequence ATGAAGCGACCTTCAAGGGCTCCTTGGTGTACGGATCTGCCCGCATTCGCCGAGCGCGCAGGCCTCTCGCGTCGAGATCTCCTCAAACTCATCGGCGCATCGTCGCTCTACGCGATCGGCGCGCGCTCTCTCGCCGGTTGCAGCGTGGACGAGACGATCTCGCCGCTCCCCGAGGTCTATGATTACGTCGTCGTCGGCGCCGGCTCTGCCGGGTGCCCGCTCGTCGCGCGCCTACTCTCGGAGCCGGGCGTCACGGTGCTGCTCGTCGAGGCAGGCGGCAGCAACGATCGCGAGGACATTCGCAATTTCACTCAATCGTGGAAGCTCACGCAGCCGGACTCCGGGGTCGATTGGGGTTATAAGTCCGAACCGCAGCCCGAGCTCTTGGACAGGGCGCAGTCCTACTCCGCGGGCAAGGTGCTCGGAGGATCGAGCTCGATCAACGGGATGGTCTGGGTGCGCGGCCATAAAGACGATTTCGATGGCTGGGCTGCCCAGGGGTGCACGGGCTGGGGCTATGAGAGCGTGCTGCCGTCGTTCATGACGCTGGAGACCTACCTGGCCGGCGATCCCGCCTACCACGGCACCATGGGCCCGATGGGCCCGACCGCGGAGTTTACCTCGAACAATGAGCTCTCCAAGGGCGTGCTCGATGCCGTCATGAAGTTGGGGTATCCGCTGAACCAGGATTACAACGGCGCCTCGCCCTACGGGGTCGGGTTTACGCAGCTCAACGTCGACGTAGAGACGGGGGCTCGGCAGGACGCGTTCACGAAGTTCGTAAAGCCGCTCCTCTCGAATCTCAACCTGACGATCAAGACGCTGGCGCGCGTCAAGCGCATCACATTCGATGCAAACCGGAAGGTCGACAAGGTCCTCATCGACGTGAATGGCGCCGAGATCGCCGTCCGGGCGAGGCGGGAAGTCGTGCTCTGCACGGGCACGGTCAATACGCCCCAGCTCCTCATGCTCTCTGGGATCGGGAGCGCCGCCGAGCTCGCAATGCTCGGGATCGAACACGTCGCCGACGTGCCCGGCGTCGGGCAGAACCTGCACGATCACCTGATCTCGGTGGTCGTCAAGAAGCTCAGGATGCCGAACGCGCCGAGCCACATCACGACCATGGACGTATCGATTTTCACGAACGGAGCGCCCGGCGCCGTGAACGGTCCGCCTCGGTTCGAGGTCCAGTCGTATTATATGCGCTACGGCTGGAGCGACTATCCATCGGAGGCGCTCGCGCTCGGCTGCATCAACCTTCACCCCACGAGCCGTGGCCACGTCAAGCTGCGCTCGGCCGATCCTCGCGAGGCGCCCATCATCGAGCCGAATTTCCTGGGCACAGCGGAGGACTGGGCCACGCAACTCGAGGGCTACAAGATGATCCGCCAGATCATCAATACCCCGGAGCTCCTGGCCTGGGTCGAGGACGCCGAGCACACGCCGGGGCCGACCGTGGTCACGGACGATCAGCTCAGGGAGGCATTGCGCAAATACTCCGAGGCCGATTTTCACCCGGTCGGCACGTGCAAGATGGGCGTCGATCCGAGCGCGGTGGTAGACCCGGAGCTCCGCGTGCGTGGCGTGACCGGCCTGCGCGTCGCGGGCGCGGCGATCATGCCGACCATCGTGTCCGGCAATACGAACGCGGCCTCGATGATGATCGGAGACCGCTGCGCGCGGCTGATGCTCGGCAAAGGGTAG
- a CDS encoding LysR family transcriptional regulator, which yields MPDVYGRDLDLNLLRVFAVVAEAGSVTEAASRLYLTQPAVSAALRRLTTTIGAPLFVRSGRGLALTSRGERLRASLKPHLGALIEAALAPPTFDPKTCERTLRLGLSDTAEVWLLPPLLRALEREAPRMRVVAVPVQFRTVGAALAGGVVDAAITVADDLPSNVCRQRLLKTGYTCLYDPRHARLRRLTEADYFAHDHVIVSYNGDLRGFVEDSLGKTRSIRCSIASFSNLGALIDGTAMLATVPEIVAADIRAVRPHLRTKPLPFKVPRGYMELLWPVATDDDEACRFAREKIVQIARPLSKD from the coding sequence ATGCCTGATGTTTATGGGAGGGACCTCGACCTGAACCTGCTCCGCGTCTTCGCCGTCGTCGCCGAGGCGGGCAGCGTCACGGAGGCGGCGAGCCGGCTGTACCTGACGCAGCCGGCGGTGAGCGCCGCGCTCCGGCGCCTGACCACGACGATCGGCGCGCCGCTCTTCGTGCGGAGCGGACGCGGGCTCGCGCTGACGAGCCGCGGCGAACGGCTGCGCGCGTCGCTGAAGCCGCACCTCGGCGCCCTGATCGAGGCCGCGCTGGCGCCGCCGACCTTCGACCCGAAGACGTGCGAGCGCACCCTCCGCCTCGGGCTCTCCGACACAGCCGAGGTGTGGCTGCTCCCGCCACTCTTGCGCGCGCTCGAGCGCGAGGCGCCGCGCATGCGCGTGGTCGCCGTGCCTGTGCAGTTCCGCACCGTGGGCGCGGCGCTCGCGGGCGGCGTCGTCGACGCGGCGATCACGGTCGCCGACGATCTACCTTCGAACGTTTGCCGGCAGCGGCTTTTGAAGACCGGCTACACCTGCCTCTACGACCCGCGCCATGCGCGCCTGCGCAGGCTGACGGAGGCCGATTACTTCGCGCACGATCACGTCATCGTCTCGTACAACGGGGACCTGCGCGGCTTCGTGGAGGACTCGTTGGGCAAGACGCGGAGCATCCGGTGCTCGATCGCGAGCTTCTCCAACCTGGGCGCGCTGATCGACGGCACCGCGATGCTGGCGACGGTGCCCGAGATCGTCGCCGCCGACATCCGCGCCGTCAGGCCGCACCTCCGGACCAAGCCCCTGCCGTTCAAGGTCCCGCGCGGGTACATGGAGCTGCTGTGGCCGGTCGCCACGGACGACGACGAGGCGTGCAGGTTCGCGCGGGAGAAGATCGTCCAGATCGCGCGGCCGCTGAGCAAGGACTGA